A genomic window from Anthonomus grandis grandis chromosome 2, icAntGran1.3, whole genome shotgun sequence includes:
- the LOC126733520 gene encoding zinc finger protein 436-like: MSKTATTERSFKGLNDTTEDLTPLCRTCLRKKDDMKFLPLNLEQMNSILQRLMFLLNVEITLAEKTPMYLCSTCEEYINISYNFKEQCIQSNDYIQNWVSLKDSDLLPFEDEVKDHIVDKSDLIEQQCSSCNTTFKTFKDVHLNHSASLCHLCKFQTLGTGLDSRQIEMSNECDDDPLNLDCQDSKDDLGVKYQQRLRLKQYSPEEIRNIVDAVKKKYYKHVTCKICKFTGAENRNLSVHIGRVHSEIKHMWCSICNETFPDLNQHHEEVHSDDLKCPLCGKNRRNMGKFVEHMSYHTASRFFQCSICGSSYNFLRQLKRHQLLHHRVQRAPEKTVKKSVTEPEKCSVKVKYLCPHCGKQFTANHKLVVHIRSHTGEAPYQCGFCDKRFKVRAHYLMHERTHTGEKPHKCTFCDKSFAQSSTLKTHLIIHTGKKIECTICRKTFCRAAQLRLHMREHTGEKPYKCETCSQTFKQKSHLVEHSKRHSDDRPFECSFCGKSFKNQYTMKVHEQIHTGDKPFQCSQCTYACRQAYSLTQHMKQHENDKPQGHNPHVCHVCQKSYVTLAHLFTHMRRYHPNIILTNQTEEPLPSDPDDPPEEEEEEENPYIPMEIKVLENNDFIPEESGTTSNQVEESPMLEFTVLD, translated from the exons atgagtaaaacTGCCACTACGGAACGAAGTTTTAAG GGCTTAAATGATACCACTGAGGACTTAACTCCTCTCTGTAGGACATGCCTTCGGAAAAAGGACGACATGAAGTTCCTCCCTCTTAACTTGGAGCAAATGAATTCAATACTGCAAAGGCTAATGttcttattaaatgttgaa ATAACATTAGCGGAAAAGACCCCAATGTACTTATGCAGTACTTGTGAGGAATATATTAACATTAGCTATAATTTTAAGGAACAGTGTATCCAATCGAATGATTATATACAGAATTGGGTGAGCttg AAAGATTCAGATTTATTGCCGTTTGAAGATGAGGTTAAAGATCATATTGTGGATAAAAG TGATTTAATAGAACAACAATGTTCATCTTGTAACACAACATTTAAAACCTTTAAAGATGTCCATTTGAATCACAGTGCTTCCCTTTGTCATCTTTGTAAGTTCCAAACATTAGGAACTGGTTTAGACTCTAGACAAATTGAGATGTCTAATGAGTGTGATGATGACCCTTTAAACCTTGATTGCCAAGACTCTAAAG ATGATTTGGGAGTAAAGTACCAACAGAGGTTGCGGTTAAAGCAGTATAGCCCCGAGGAAATTAGAAACATTGTAGatgcagttaaaaaaaagtactataAACATGTGACTTGTAAGATATGTAAGTTTACTGGGGCAGAAAATAGGAATTTATCAGTCCATATTGGACGGGTTCACAG TGAAATAAAACACATGTGGTGTTCAATTTGCAATGAGACTTTCCCAGATCTGAACCAGCACCATGAAGAGGTTCATAGTGACGATTTAAAATGCCCACTTTGTGGTAAAAACAGGAGGAACATGGGCAAATTTGTTGAGCACATGAGTTATCATACAG CAAGTCGCTTTTTTCAATGCTCTATTTGTGGAAGCAGTTACAACTTTTTAAGGCAACTAAAGAGGCATCAGCTTCTCCATCATAGGGTTCAAAGGGCACCAGagaaaacagttaaaaaatcaGTTACCGAGCCTGAAAAGTGCTCAGTCAAAGTAAAGTATTTGTGCCCTCATTGTGGAAAACAGTTTAC TGCCAACCATAAACTTGTGGTACACATTCGGTCCCATACAGGTGAGGCCCCGTACCAATGTGGCTTCTGTGATAAAAGATTTAAAGTGAGAGCTCATTATTTAATGCACGAGAGGACACATACAGGGGAAAAGCCTCATAAATGTACATTTTGTGATAAg AGTTTTGCTCAAAGTAGTACCTTGAAAACTCATTTAATTATTCATACTGGAAAGAAAATTGAATGTACGATATGCCGAAAGACTTTCTGTAGGGCTGCTCAGTTACGGTTGCATATGAGGGAGCATACAG GTGAAAAACCGTACAAATGTGAAACCTGCAGTCAAACCTTCAAGCAAAAAAGCCACCTGGTAGAACATTCCAAGAGACATTCGGACGACAGACCATTCGAATGCAGTTTTTGCGGGAAGAGTTTCAAAAATCAATACACGATGAAAGTACACGAGCAAATCCATACAG GTGACAAACCGTTTCAATGTTCCCAATGTACGTACGCATGTAGACAGGCCTACTCTTTAACCCAACACATGAAACAACATGAAAATGACAAGCCTCAAGGCCATAACCCACACGTGTGTCACGTATGTCAAAAGTCTTATGTCACGTTGGCACATTTGTTCACTCACATGAGAAG ATACCATCCGAATATTATACTGACCAACCAAACAGAGGAGCCTTTACCTTCAGATCCAGATGACCCcccagaagaagaagaagaagaagaaaatcccTATATTCCAATGGAAATTAAAGTTTTAGAAAACAATGACTTTATCCCTGAGGAAAGTGGAACTACATCTAACCAGGTTGAGGAATCACCGATGTTAGAATTTACAGTATTAGATTag